One Drechmeria coniospora strain ARSEF 6962 chromosome 01, whole genome shotgun sequence genomic region harbors:
- a CDS encoding vacuolar membrane protein has product MASPGLRRLSEATASEMSNAPTAERRRLSADAAELAVSIGSLLPPRSMAEKRGFRDSIGLGGVGRRTLGICLLLVTVFLWTLSNFLASFIFSDHTYNKPFFLVYVNTSVFALSLIPMFVKYLLSNGVRGLRSDLMHIWRTQRPGGSHTKLPADDGDDDDTTGERLLVEEDGGLESSVDGREEKLSFRETAVLSLEFCMLWFIANYFASACLEYTSVASVTILTSTSSVWTLIFCALFRVEPFSLRKLVGVMASLVGIVLISTVDLSGESDENRGSFPHKTPGQIAIGDSMAFFSAVVYGLYVTVMKRRVGNEDKVDMRLFFGLVGVFNLVFLWPLFIILHWTKIEPVGHPTRRASFLGADGAAILQFEMPPTGKVWMVIIINSLASFISDMSWAFAMLLTTPLVVTVGLSLTIPLSLVGEMIQYGQYSSFVYWIGAAVVFVSFVFINKESHEEGDGKAGGGEQDDSSDSAMPA; this is encoded by the exons ATGGCGTCGCCCGGGTTGAGGCGCCTCAGCGAGGCCACCGCCTCCGAGATGAGCAACGCACCTACGGCGGAGAGGCGACGGCTGTccgccgatgcggccgaACTTGCTGTGTCGATAGGCTCCCTCCTTCCGCCGCGGTCAATGGCCGAGAAGCGTGGCTTTCGAGAcagcatcggcctcggcggcgtcggccggaGGACGCTGGGCATCTGTCTCCTGCTCGTGACGGTATTCTTGTGGACACTGTCCAACTTTCTGGCGAGC TTCATCTTTTCCGACCACACCTACAACAAGCCATTCTTTCTCGTCTACGTCAACACGTCCGTCTTTGCGTTGTCCTTGATACCCATGTTTGTCAAGTACCTGCTCAGCAATGGAGTTCGGGGACTGCGCAGCGACCTGATGCATATTTGGCGCACCCAGAGGCCCGGGGGCTCGCACACGAAGCTGCCCgcggatgacggcgacgacgacgacacgacGGGAGAGCGCTTGCTGGTGGAGGAAGATGGAGGCCTCGAGTCGTCGGTGGATGGACGCGAGGAAAAACTCAGCTTCCGCGAGACGGCCGTTTTGAGTCTCGAGTTCTGCATGCTGTGGTTCATCGCCAACTACTTTGCCTCGGCCTGCCTCGAGTACACGAGCGTCGCGAGCGTGACGATCCTGACGTCGACAAGCAGCGTCTGGACCCTCATCTTCTGCGCCCTTTTTCGCGTCGAGCCCTTTTCCCTGCGaaagctcgtcggcgtcatggcgtcgctcgtcggcatcgtcctcaTCTCCACCGTCGACCTGTCcggcgagagcgacgagAACAGGGGCTCCTTTCCGCACAAGACGCCGGGCCAGATTGCCATCGGTGACTCCATGGCTTTCTTCAGCGCCGTCGTCTACGGTCTGTACGTGACGGTGATGAAGAGGAGGGTGGGGAACGAGGACAAGGTGGACATGCGCCTGTTCTTCGGCCTCGTTGGCGTCTTCAACCTCGTCTTCCTGTGGCCCCTTTTCATCATCCTACACTGGACAAAGATCGAGCCGGTAGGTCACCCCACGAGGCGTGCCAGCTTCCTTGGTGCTGACGGGGCTGCCATTCTCCAGTTCGAAATGCCGCCAACAGGCAAGGTGTGGATGGTCATCATT ATTAATTCTTTGGCTTCGTTCATCAGCGACATGTCATGGGCATTTGCCATGCTGTTGACAACCCCGCTGGTGGTGACGGTCGGATTGTCCCTGACGATACCCCTGTCGCTGGTGGGTGAGATGATCCAGTACGGGCAGTACTCGAGCTTTGTGTACTGGATCGGTGCCGCCGTGGTGTTTGTGTCCTTTGTTTTCATCAACAAGGAGAGCCACGAGGAAGGGGATGGCAAGGCGGGGGGTGGAGAGCAGGATGACTCCTCCGATTCGGCCATGCCGGCATAG